Proteins co-encoded in one Sus scrofa isolate TJ Tabasco breed Duroc chromosome 14, Sscrofa11.1, whole genome shotgun sequence genomic window:
- the NSMCE4A gene encoding non-structural maintenance of chromosomes element 4 homolog A, with product MSGDSSGRRSEGRGRGRDPHRDRTRSRSRSPLSPVSRRGAAPERREAPERPSLEETEPSDSGDELMDPASLEAETDHGLCRQIRHQYRALINSVQQNREDILNASDKLTQVLEEANTLFNGVSRAREAVLDAHFLVLASDLGKEKAKQLRSDLNSFDMLRYVETLLTHMGVNPLEAEELVRDEDSSDFEFIVYDSWKISGKTAENTFNKTHTFHFLLGSIQGEGPVPKPRIDRPKKARMIEEKQAMPAELKRMEQSHQEATEKEVERILGLLQTYFQEDPDTPMSFFDFVVDPHSFPRTVENIFHVSFIIRDGFARIRLDQDRLPVIEPVNINESDGIDQNTQIRNQAVIALSYREWEEIVKTFEISEAVITSGQSR from the exons ATGTCCGGAGACAGCAGCGGCCGCCGGTCCgagggccggggccggggccgcgaCCCGCACCGGGATCGCACCCGCTCCCGCTCGCGGTCCCCGCTGTCGCCTGTGTCCCGCCGCGGCGCCGCGCCCGAGCGCAGGGAGGCCCCGGAGCGCCCGAGCTTGGAGGAGACGGAGCCGTCGGATTCCGGGGATGAGCTGATGGACCCGGCGAGCTTGGAGGCCGAGACCGACCACGGCCTGTGCCGCCAGATCCGCCATCAGTACCGGGCGCTCATCAACTCGGTCCAAC aaaaccgGGAGGATATACTGAATGCCAGTGACAAGTTAACACAGGTCCTTGAAGAAGCCAACACTCTGTTTAATGGag TGTCCCGAGCAAGAGAAGCAGTCCTAGATGCCCATTTTCTTGTCCTGGCTTCAGATTTGGGCAAAGAGAAGGCCAAGCAGCTGCGTTCTGATCTGAACTCGTTTGATATGTTAAGATATGTTGAAACTCTA CTGACACATATGGGAGTAAATCCGCTAGAAGCTGAAGAACTCGTCCGTGATGAAGACAGTTCTGACTTTGAATTCATAGTCTATGACTCCTGGAAAATATCAGGCAAAACAGCAGAAAACACCTTTAATAAAACCCATACATTCCACTTTCT GTTGGGTTCAATCCAAGGAGAGGGCCCTGTGCCAAAGCCACGAATCGATCGCCCAAAGAAAGCTCGTATGATAGAAGAGAAGCAGGCAATGCCTGCCgag ttaaaaAGAATGGAACAATCTCATCAAGAAGCAacagaaaaagaagtagaaaggaTCTTGGGATTGTTGCAAACATACTTTCAGGAAGATC CCGATACGCCCATGTCCTTCTTTGACTTTGTGGTTGATCCACATTCCTTCCCCCGCACAGTGGAAAACATCTTTCATGTCTCTTTTATCATCAGG GATGGCTTTGCAAGAATACGACTTGACCAAGATCGACTACCAGTAATAG AGCCTGTTAATATTAACGAAAGTGATGGAATTGACCAAAACACTCAAATTCGGAATCAAGCAGTCATAGCTTTGAGTTACCGCGAGTGGGAG GAGATTGTGAAGACATTTGAGATCTCGGAGGCTGTGATTACTTCAGGGCAGAGCCGATAG